In Mesorhizobium sp. M9A.F.Ca.ET.002.03.1.2, the DNA window TGCGTCAGCGCGTAGAGATCGGCGGCATGGTCGTTGTCGGGAATGGCGAATTTCTTGGCCGCATGCAGTGCATGGAACGGCGTGCCTTCCTCGATGGTGAGCTGATAGAGCGACAGATGGTCGGCGGCGTGGCCAATCGCCTGCACGAGCTCGGCCTGCCAGGCGTCCAGTGTCTGGCCGGGCCGCGCGTAGATCAGGTCGAAGGACAGCCGCGGAAAGATCTCGCGCGCCAGGCCAATCGCATGCAGTGCTTCATCGACATTATGCAAGCGGCCGAGGAAGCGCAGATCCTTGTCGTTCAGCGCCTGCACGCCGAGCGACACCCGGTTGACGCCCGCTGCCCGGTAGCCGCGAAAGCGCTCGGCCTCGACCGAGGAGGGGTTGGCTTCCAACGTCACCTCGATGCCCGCGGGCACTGCCCAGTTCTTCGCCACCGCGTCCAGCACCGTCGCCACGGTTTGCGGCTTCATCAGCGACGGTGTGCCGCCGCCGAGAAAAATGCTGGTCACCTCGCGCGGCCCGGTGCGGTCGCGCATCGTCGCAAGCTCGGTCTCGAAGGCGCGCGCGAAACGCTCCTGGTCGACCGGCTGGTGGCGGACATGGCTGTTGAAGTCGCAATAGGGGCATTTGGCCGCGCAGAACGGCCAGTGGATGTAGACGCCGAAGCCGGGGCTGCGGTCGAGCAGCATGGTCATGCCGAGCCCGATCGTGCCAAATCCAGTCTGGCCTGCGCGAACTTCTGGAAGGCGCGGGCGCGGTGCGACAATGCCGTCGGCTGGCCGGGCTTCCAGCCATGTTTTTCCTCTGCGGTCATCTCGCCGAAGGTCTTTTCGAAACCGCCCGGCACGAACACCGGGTCGTAGCCGAAGCCCAGTTCGCCGCGCGGCGGCCACACCAGCGTGCCCTCGACCTCGCCACGAAAGTATTCGGCCGCGCCGTCGGGAAAGGCAAGGCAGATGACGGCGACGAAACGGCCCTTGCGCTGGGCAGGCGCGACCGCGCCGACATCCTGCAACGCCATTTCCGCTCGCTGCATCGCCATGCCGAAGTCGCGGGAACCGTCCAGCGCCTCGGCCCAATTGGCGGTGTAGACGCCGGGCGCTCCGCCCAGCGCATCGACACAGAGGCCGGAATCGTCCGACAATGCCGGCAGGCCTGTCGCCTTGGCGGCGGCAACAGCCTTGATATAGGCGTTCTCCTCGAAGGTTGTGCCGGTCTCGTCCGGCTCCGGCAGCCCGTATTCCCTGGCCGACTTCGCTTCGATGCCGAATGGCGCCATCAGGTCGGCGAATTCACGCAATTTGCCGGCATTGTGGCTGGCGACGACAATTCTGTGCCCATCAAGCGAATGCATCAGATGCCCCAGATTCTTGGTTCGGCGAATTCGATCGAATTGCCGGAGGGATCGCGAATATAGATCGAGCGGCCGCCTTGCGGCCATTCGAACTCGCTTTCGATGGCGATCTTCTTCGCTTCCAGATGCGCTTTCCAGCGCACGATCTCGTCGGTGCTTGCCGCAAAGCAGAGATGGCCGTCGCCGACAGCGCCGTGCGGCGGCACTTTCAGCCTGGCATCGGGTGCCGGCGGCACTTTGGTTGCCTCGGCGTTGAAGATGAGCAGCACGCCGTCGCCGCAGCGGAAGAAAAGGTGCCTGCCGCCGACCTTGCCCAGCAGATCGAGCCCAAGCACGCCGGAATAGAAGTCTTCCGCAGCATCGAGGTCGGTCACGTAGAGGGCTGATTCGAGGATGGCTGAGGGTGTCATGGCGAACCGCAGGCTAACCTACAGCCATCTGCTGCAGGCTGACCAGTCGCTGAATGCCTTTCTTGGCCAATTCCATCAGCGCCGTGAACTGCTCTTCCGAGAAAGGCTCGCCCTCGGCCGTGCCCTGGATCTCGACGATGCCGCCCTTGCCTGTCATGACGAAATTGGCGTCGGTGCCGGCCGAGGAATCCTCGATGTAGTCGAGGTCGATGACCGGCTGGCCGTCATGGATGCCGCAGGAAATCGCTGCGACATGATCCTTCAGCACCTTGGCGACGCTGGCCATCTGCCGGGCCTCCATCCAGCGCAGGCAATCGTAAAGCGCCACCCAGCCGCCGGTGATCGAGGCGGTGCGCGTGCCGCCATCGGCCTGGATCACGTCGCAGTCGACGGTGATCTGCTGCTCGCCGAGCGCCTGCAGATCGACCACGGCACGCAGGGAGCGGCCGATCAGCCGCTGGATTTCCAGCGTGCGGCCGCCTTGCTTGCCTGCCGAAGCCTCGCGGCGCATGCGCTCGCCGGTCGAGCGCGGCAGCATGCCGTATTCCGCCGTCACCCAGCCCTTGCCGGAATTGCGCATCCAGCCCGGCACTTTCTCTTCCAGGCTGGCCGTGCACAGCACATGCGTGTCGCCGAACTTCACCAGGCACGAGCCTTCCGCGTGCTTGGAGACGCCACGCTCGAAGGAGATGGCGCGCATTTCGTCGAATTGGCGTTTGGAAGGGCGCATTCAGGCTTCTTTCTTGTCATTTTTCGGAATCGTGGCCGGCTTGTAGCCGCATGGGGCGCATGGCGCAAAGGAAAATGGCCGGTTGCGCGGGCGCGGCCGAAGTCTATATCCTTGGGCCGGAGGTTTTTGGCCCGAATGACCAAAGCAGTCGATCCCGGTTCGCAGTCGCCCGTGCTCCAGTCGCCCGCACTTCAATCGCTTGACATGCGTTCGCGCGACATCTTTCGGCGCATCGTCGATTCCTATCTGAAGGACGGCGAGCCGGTCGGCTCTCGCAGCCTGTCGCGGATCCTGCCGTCGTCGCTGTCGCCGGCCACCATCCGCAACGTGATGAGCGATCTCGAGCATCTCGGCCTGATCTATGCACCGCATATCTCGGCCGGCCGGCTGCCGACCCAGGCCGGCCTGCGCTTCTTCGTCGATGCCTTCATGGAGCTTGGCGACCTCTCCGACGACGAGCGCCGCATCATCGAGGCGCAGGTGCGCGCCTCCGGCTCTGGCGCGACGCTGGAGCATATGCTCACCGAAGCCAGCCAGATGCTATCCGGCATGTCGCGCGGTGCCGGTCTCGTGCTTGCCGCCAAGAACGAGGTGGCGCTCAAGCACATCGAATTCATCCAGCTTGAGCCGACCAAGGCGCTGGCCGTGCTGGTGTCGCAGAACGGCGACGTCGAAAATCGCGTCGTCGACCTGCCCGCCGGCATCACCATCTCGCAATTGCACGAAGCCTCGAACTTCCTCAATGCCCACATCCGCGGCCGCACGCTGGCCGAGGCGCGGATCGAGATCGCCCGCATCAAGGAAGAGACCAGGGCCGCCCTCGACACGCTGTCGCAGGACCTGGTCGAGAAGGGCCTTGCGGTCTGGGCCGGCGCCGAAAGCGGCCTGCCGGCGCGTCTCATCGTGCGCGGCCGCGCCAATCTGCTGGAAAACGTCACCGCCCAGGCCGACATCGAGCTGTTACGGCATTTGTTCGAGGATCTGGAGACGCAGGACGGGCTGATCCAGCTTCTCGACCTTGCCGAGGAAGGGTCCGGCGTGCGCATCTTCATCGGCTCGGAAAACAAGCTGTTTTCGCTGTCGGGCTCGTCGCTGGTCGTGGCGCCTTATCGCGATAAGGATGCCCGGGTCATCGGCGCGCTCGGCGTCATCGGCCCGACCCGGCTGAACTACGCTCGCATCGTGCCGATGGTCGACTATACCGCGCAGCTTATTTCCCGCATGCTGCGATAACGATATGCATAAAACAAGGAACTAAAGCGCGTCGCAGGTTCCCTTCGAACGCGAAGCGCTCAGGGCGGACCTCAAGGAGAAAGAAATGGCGCTGGAATCATTCAAAGCCCAGATCAGCCTGTTGCTCGAGCAGATGATCAACCAGCCCGAGGATCAGCATGAAGTGCAGGAACAGCTGCGCGAAAAGCTGAGGGAAATGCGCGCCATGGGCCTGCCGCTGCCGGCCGATCTCGTCGAACTGGAAAAGCGCCTCGACGACGATTTTTACGCGGCCGGGAACTGAGCTTCGAAACGGAGCCGAGATCCCTTCAAATCTGCGGTGGCCAAGGACGGCGCGCTGATCGTCACCGAGGACGGCATCATCTGGCGCGTCACCTGCGGTGGCAGCCCGTGCCGACCGGCGGGTTCGCCCGGCCGGCGGCGCTGGTGCAATCGAATCCGGCCTCAGGGGGTACACGCCTGCCCGCCCTCGTGCGACAAGGCGCAGTCTTAAAAAGTCGATTCCGATTTTCGGGGTCATGCGCTGAGGCCGAAACCATGACTCTCACCGGATTCCTCGCCTATAGCGCGGCCCTCGCCATCGCCGCGGCGATCCCTGGCCCAGGGCTCACCGCGCTTATTGCTCGCGCACTTGGGTCCGGCTTTCGCTCGGCGCTCGCGATGTCCTTCGGGCTGATGCTCGGCGATCTCACCTATCTCACAGCCGTGGTGCTCGGCCTCGCCTTCGTCGCGCAGACCTTCGGCATGGCCTTCCTAGCCATCAAATGGCTGGGCGTCGCCTATCTCGCCTTCCTTGGCTGGCGTTTCTGGACCAGCGGCATCACGCCGGAAACGGTCGAGGCGAAGAAAGGCAAGGGCGGGCTGATTTCGAGCTTTATTGCCGGCCTCGCCGTCACGCTCGGCAATCCGAAGACGATGCTCTTCTATCTCGCCATCACGCCGACCATCGTCGATCTGAAGACCATAACGCTCGCCGACTATGGCATCCTCGTCGCGCTCACGCTCGTCGTGCTCCTGGTCGTGCTGGTGCCCTATCTGGCGCTGGCGGCCAAGGCGCGCGGGCTCCTGAAGTCGCCGCGCGCGCTGAGGGCGCTGAACCGCACCGCCGCCGGTTTCATGGTCGGAGCGGCAGCTGCCATCGCCGCCCGGCAATAGGCATTTCGCAGCCAAGCCGTTCCTAAGACAGGCCTGAAATGCTTTTCCGGGGCGAAGCATGTTTTCAGCATGCGCCCCACTCGATAATTTCAATCGACAGACTATCTTGCGCGGCGGATGGCCCTATCTTATGCCCGCCTGACTTTGCCCGGCTGACTCTTGCTTGACTGACTCTTGCTTGACTGACTCTGGCCCATCTCATTCTGGGGAGCGAAACCAATGAACAAGCCCGCCACCACCGCGCACACGCCCGGCCGCGGCCGAATCTACAATTCGATCACCGAGACGATCGGCGACACGCCGCTGGTGCGGCTCGACAAGTTCGCCGGGGAAAAGGGCGTCGTTGCCAATCTCCTGGCCAAGCTCGAATTCTTCAACCCGATCGCCTCGGTCAAGGATCGCATCGGCGTCTCGATGATCGAGGCACTGGAGGCATCGGGCAGGATTGCACCCGGCAGGACCACGCTGATCGAGCCGACCTCGGGCAATACCGGCATCGCGCTCGCTTTCGCAGCCGCCGCCAAGGGTTACAAGCTGATCCTGACCATGCCCGAAACCATGTCTGTCGAACGCAGGAAAATGCTGGCGCTGCTCGGCGCCGAACTGGTGCTGACCGAAGGGCCGAAAGGCATGAAGGGCGCCATCGCCAAGGCCGACGAGCTGGCCGCGACGCTGCCCGATGCCATCATTCCGCAACAGTTCGAGAATCCCGCCAATCCGGAAATCCACCGCCGCACCACCGCCGAGGAAATCTGGAACGACACCCATGGCGAAGTCGACATCTTCGTCGCCGGCATCGGCACCGGTGGCACCATCACCGGCGTCGGCCAGGTGCTGAAGCAGCGCAAACCCTCCGTGCATGTCGTCGCCGTCGAGCCGGAAGCCTCGCCGGTCCTGTCGGGCGGCCAGCCCGGTCCGCACAAGATCCAGGGCATTGGCGCCGGCTTCGCGCCGAAAATCCTAGACACGACGATCTATGACGAGATCGTCAAGGTCTCCAACGAGGATTCGGTCGCCAATGCGCGGCTCGTCGCCCGCCTCGAAGGCGTGCCGGTCGGAATCTCGTCGGGCGCTGCCCTGCAGGCGGCGATCGTCGTCGGCTCGCGGCCGGAGAACAAGGGCAAGAACCTCGTCGTGATCATCCCGTCCTTCGCCGAGCGCTATCTGTCTACGATCCTGTTCGAGGGGCTGGGGGCTTAGGTCCTCGACACAGGTATTGCGATCGGCAAGGGGGCTGTCGCCCGGCATCAAAAGCATCGACGGCCTGGACCGCTGGAAAAAGTCCTGTGACAGCGGACGCCCGCTTGAGCAGGGCGGTGCTTCTGGTTCAAATCGCCACCGGCCCTATGCAGGCTGGCGGAGGATTTCATGTACAAGCTCTATACGCGTCCCAACACCGGCGGCTTTGTCGTCGAGGCGGCGCTCGCTTTGGCGGGCGTGCCTTTCGACCAGATCGACGTTCCGAAGTCGACCTCACCCGCCCCGGCCTTCCTCGACATCAGCCCCTTGAACCAGGTGCCGGTCCTGGTCTTGCCGGACGGAAGCTCGATGACCGAATCGGCGGCGATCTGCATCCTGCTTGCCGAACGCCACCCGGAAGCAGCTCTGGCGCCGGCGGTGGGTTCGCCCGCCCGTGCCGATTTCCTGCGCTGGATGACCTTCATGTCGTCGGTCGTCTATCCGGCCGACCTGCGGTTCTATTACGCCCATCGCTACACCGCCGATCCCAGCGGCATGGACGCGGTGAAGGAGGCCGCGGTTGCCGAAATGGACCGCGGCTTCGCCATTCTCGATGCTGCCCTCGAAAGCCGAGACTGGCTGGTCGGCGACCGGCTCTCGCTGGCCGACATCTATCTCGTCATGCTGGTGGCCTGGCATCCCGAGATTGAAAAGGTCCCCAGCGCCTGGCCGAACATCGAACGCCTGTGGGCCAAGTTACGGGAGCATCAGGTGATGAGGAAGCTGAACACTTCCCACGCCATGTGGCCGGCCTGAATCGATCGCCTCGTCTCAGGCATTTTTCGTGCGGCCGAGCCCCGCCCGTCGTTCCTGCAGGAACCGGCGCACGGTCGGGTCGCGTTCAAGGCCGATCGCCCGGTCATAGGCCTCAGTTGCTTCCCGGGTTTTGCCGAGCTTGGCCAGAAGATCGGCGCGCGCCGCCCAATAGGGCTGGTAGTCTGCAAGCCGCTTGTCGTCGCCAAGCTCATCAAGTGCGCTCAATCCCGCCGCAGCACTCTCGGCCTCGGCAATGGCCACCGCGCGATTGATCGACACCACCGGCGAGCCGGCAATCACCGACAGCGCGTCGTAGAGATGTTTGATCGCAACCCAGTCGGTCCGGCCGGTCAGCCGCCTTGTCGTATGGGCGGATTGCACGGCTGCCTCGAGCTGATAGCGGCCGACAACGCCCTTGGTCGCGGCGCGCCTCAGCAGCGTCTCCGCTTCGTCGATCAAGGCGCCGTCCCACAGCGCAAGCTCCTGCTCGGCCAAGGGCACATAGTCTCCTGCGGCATTGCGCCGCGCCGCTCGCCGCGCCTCGGCAAACAGCATCAGCGCCAGCAGACCAAGCGCTTCCGGCTCGTCCGGCATCAGCGAGGCCACGAGCCGGCCGAGCCAGATGCCTTCGGTCGCGAGATTGCGGCGTCGGGTTTCGGTGCCGGCCGGGTCGGACCAACCCTCGGCGAATGCGGCGTAGATCGCTTCCAGCACCGCGTCCAACCGCTCGCCGAGCTCGGCTCTTTCAGACACGCGGAACGGGATGCCGGTCTCGCGGATACGGGCCTTGGCGCGCACCAGGCGCTGGCCCATCGTTGTCGGCGACACCAGGAAGGCGGAGGCGATCGTTGCCGCGTCGAAGCCGAGGATGGTCTGCAGAATCAGCGGCGCGCGCACGCCGGCTTCGATTGCCGGATGGGCGCAGGCAAACATCAGCCTGAGCCGCTCGTCGGGCAGGTCTTCGTCGGTCATGCGTGCCTCCATCTCCTCGGCGATCAGCCTGAGATGGTCGCGGCTGGCCTCGCTGGTCAGCCGCCGCCGGATCGCGTCGACGCGGCGTCTGCGCGCCACCGCAAGCAGCCAGGCTTCCGGCTTGTGCGGCACGCCGGCCTGCGGCCAACGCTCCAGCGCTGCCGCAAAGGCATCGGCCAGCGCATCCTCGGCGCCGGCGACGTCGCGCGTGCGGGCCGCGAGATAAGCGACCAGCTTGCCGTAGCTTTGCCGGGCAGCCGCTTCCGCCGCCGCCCGCGCGTTGTCGGGCTCTTGCCCCGTCACATGGTCAATTCCCAAATCGGCCGAACCTCGACCGTGCCGGTGCTGGCACCCGGGCAGCGCGCTGCCCAGGCAATCGCAGCGTCGACATCCTCCGCCTCGATCATATAGAAACCGGCAAGCTGTTCCTTGGTGTCGGCATAAGGGCCGTCGAGCACGTTGGTCTTGCCATCGGTTATCCGCACCGAGGTGGCGGATTGCGTCGGCTTCAACCGGTCGCCTGCGAGCCAGGCGCCGGATTTCTTCAACGCTTCCGTATAGGCGACGTAGGCGCTCGACATTTGTGTCACCGCGTCCGCCGGCGCTGCCGCCATCCCGGCTTCGTTTCCGTAGATCAAAAGCATGTATCGCATGGTCTTCTCCCATATTTTCGAAGGCCGCATCGTTGCGAGCCGGACGTATGTCGTGCGGCCTCGTTCGATTTCGACAGGCGTTGTGAAAATCTTTCGTCTGCGGTGGCGTCTTGTGCAAGCGGGCATATGTTTCGCACCCACTCAACCGTTCGTCTAATGGCGGCAATTGCGGGTTGGCATTTCCCGCCCGCTGTCTAAACTCGCCTTGGCTCGTGCTGGGGAGGGCGGTACGGGCGCTGACATTTCAGGGAGGAAATCACATGTTTAATTTCAGGACGAAGTTTGTTGCCGGCGCGCTCGCGCTGTCGCTTGGCCTTGGCGCGGTGTCGGCCAAGGCGCAGGAATTCATCAACGTGCTGACCGGCGGCACTTCGGGCGTCTATTATCCGCTCGGCGTCGCGCTGTCGGAAATCTACGGTAAGGGCATCGAAGGCGCCCGCACCCAGGTGCAGGCGACGAAAGCTTCGGTCGAGAACCTCAATTTGCTTCAGCAGGGCAAGGGCGAGATCGCCTTCGCGCTCGGCGATTCCGTCAAGCTGGCCGCCGAGGGCAACACCGAAGCCGGCTACCCAGGCAAGCTCGACAAGCTGCGCGGCATCGCCGCCATCTATCCCAACTACATCCAGATCGTTGCCAGCAAGGAGTCCGGCATCAAGACGCTCGCAGACCTCAAGGGCAAGAGCCTGTCGGTCGGCGCGCCGGCCTCCGGCACTGAGATCAACGCCCGCGCCATCTTCGCCGCCGCCGGGCTGAAATACGAGGATCTCGGACGGGTCGAGTACCTGCCCTTCGCCGAATCGGTCGAGTTGATCAAGAACCGCCAGCTCGACGCCACGCTGCAATCGGCCGGCCTCGGCGTCGCCTCGATCCGCGATCTCGCCACATCGGTGCCCATCAACGTCGTTGCCGTGCCGGCGCAGGACGTCGCGAAGATCGGCTCGCCCTATCTTTCGGTGACCATTCCCAAGGGCACCTATGAGGGCCAGGCCGAGGATGTCGCTACCGCCGCCGTCGGCAATTTCCTCATCACCAGCGCCGATGTCTCCGACGAGGCCGCCTATCAGATGACCAAGCTACTGTTCGAAAATCTCGACCAGCTCACTGCTGCCCACGCCGCCGCCAAGGCGATCGATCCGGCCAAGGCGCTCGACGGCATGCCGGTGCCGCTGCATCCAGGCGCCGAGCGGTATTACAAGGAGAAGGGGCTGGTGAAGTAGGGCCGCTCCCTCCCTCTTGAGGGGAGGGTGGACAGCCGCCGGAGGTGGATGGACGGGTGGGGTCGCTGCGGCAGTGCGCGGCCTGAACCGACCCCACCCGCCTCGCTTCGCTCGGCACCCTCCCCTCGAGGGGAAGGGGCGCCCGCCAGGAACCGCCAATGACCGACGCCCATCGCGAAACCCCGACCATTCTTTCCCCCACCGCCGAAGCCCCGGTCGAAGGCCTGCCGCCGGGTTTCGGCGAAGGGCTCGCCGGCAAGGCCGCCTTTCTCATCGCCATCGCCTTCTCCATTTTCCAGATCTACATCGCCGCTTATGGCAGCCTGCCGAGCCAGGTGGTGCGTGCCATGCATGTCGGTTTCTTGCTGCTGCTCGGCTTTGCCCTGATCGCCAATCTGCACGCCAAAAGCGTCCCGGCGAAAGCAGTGTTCTGGACGCTCGGTGTGCTCGGCTTCGCCACCGGCCTCTACAATTGGGTGTTTTATGCCGACCTCATCCGCCGGTCCGGCTTCCTCACCACGCCGGACCTGATCATCGGCGCGGTGCTGGTCGTGCTGGTCTTCGAGGCCGCTAGACGGCTGATGGGGCTGCCGCTTGCCCTGATCGCCTTGATCTTCCTCGCCTACGCATTCTTCGGCAATCGCCTGCCGCCGCCCTTCATCCATCGCGGCTATGATTTCGCCCAGCTCGTCGAGACCTTCGCCTTTGGCACTGAAGGCATATACGGCACACCGGTCTACGTCTCGGCCGCTTACATCTTCATCTTTGTCGTCTTCGCCGCCTTTCTCGAACGCGCCGGCATGATCGCGCTGTTCAACGATTTCGCCCTTGGCCTGGTCGGCACATGGCGCGGTGGCCCGGCCCAGGTCTGCGTTCTGTCCTCGGCGCTGATGGGTACCATTTCCGGCTCCGGCGTCGCCAATGTGGTGGCCTCCGGCCAGTTCACCATTCCGCTGATGAAGCGCTTCGGCTTCCGTTCGGCCTTCGCCGGCGCCGTCGAGGCGACCTCTTCGATGGGCGGCCAGATCATGCCGCCGGTGATGGGCGCGGTCGCCTTCATTATGGCCGAGACGCTGAACATCCCCTATGCCGAGGTGGTCAAGGCGGCGATCATCCCGGCGCTGCTCTATTTCGGCGCCTGCTTCTGGCAGGTCTACCTGGAAGCCGGCAAGGCCGGCCTGCGGGGAATGGCCAAGGCGGACCTGCCCAATCCGTGGGAGGCGGTGAGAAGACATTGGCCGCTGGTGCTGCCGCTGGCCGCTCTCATCTATCTGCTGTTTGCCGGCTATACGCCGATCTTCGCCGGCACCATGGGCCTGGCGCTGACCATTGTGCTCATCCTCGGCACGCCGCTGGCGGCGTTGATCGGGCCGCTTGCCTTCCGCATCGTCTTCTGGCTGGCGCTGGGACTTGCCGCCGCCTCTTTCCTAGAGTTCGGCGTCAACATCCTCGGCCTTGTGATCGCTGGGCTAATTGTCGCCTGCGTCGCCTTCAAGGGCGGCCGGGAGACGCTGCGTATATGCGTGGACTCGCTTGCCGAGGGAGCAAAGAACGCGCTGCCGGTCGGCATCGCCTGCGCCATCGTCGGCATCGTCATCGGCACGTTGACGCTCACCGGCATCGCCTCCACCTTCATCGGCTGGATCATCTCCATCGGCGAGAACAATCTGTTCCTGTCGCTGGTGCTGACGATGCTCACCTGCCTGGTGCTTGGCATGGGCATACCGACGATCCCCAATTACATCATCACCTCGTCGTTGGCCGGGCCCGCACTGCTGTCGCTCGGCGTGCCGCTGGTGGTCAGCCATATGTTCGTCTTCTATTTCGGCATCATGGCCGATCTCACACCGCCGGTGGCGCTGGCCGCCTTCGCCGCCGCGCCCATGGCCAAGGAGAG includes these proteins:
- a CDS encoding TRAP transporter permease; amino-acid sequence: MTDAHRETPTILSPTAEAPVEGLPPGFGEGLAGKAAFLIAIAFSIFQIYIAAYGSLPSQVVRAMHVGFLLLLGFALIANLHAKSVPAKAVFWTLGVLGFATGLYNWVFYADLIRRSGFLTTPDLIIGAVLVVLVFEAARRLMGLPLALIALIFLAYAFFGNRLPPPFIHRGYDFAQLVETFAFGTEGIYGTPVYVSAAYIFIFVVFAAFLERAGMIALFNDFALGLVGTWRGGPAQVCVLSSALMGTISGSGVANVVASGQFTIPLMKRFGFRSAFAGAVEATSSMGGQIMPPVMGAVAFIMAETLNIPYAEVVKAAIIPALLYFGACFWQVYLEAGKAGLRGMAKADLPNPWEAVRRHWPLVLPLAALIYLLFAGYTPIFAGTMGLALTIVLILGTPLAALIGPLAFRIVFWLALGLAAASFLEFGVNILGLVIAGLIVACVAFKGGRETLRICVDSLAEGAKNALPVGIACAIVGIVIGTLTLTGIASTFIGWIISIGENNLFLSLVLTMLTCLVLGMGIPTIPNYIITSSLAGPALLSLGVPLVVSHMFVFYFGIMADLTPPVALAAFAAAPMAKESGLKIGIQATKLAVAGFVVPFMAVYTPALMLQDAGPIAAQFGYPVEVAYIVGKACMAIVLWGAAAVGFLARRMAWWERVGAFAAGVLLVAALPVTDEAGWALSVAWIGWHCWRARQASATA